The stretch of DNA GTTGACGAGGAAGGTACAGCGGTTGATTTCACACTCGACCTAAATAACATTCCTAAAGACACAGTGTTTACTATGGCTGATGGCACACAAGTGACGTTAGCTGAAAGTGGCAACGTTGTTACGTTACCAGAAGGTGCGACGACTCCAGTCGTTGAAGAACTTGCAATTACACTTCCTGAAGGCACATTGTTAACGTTAGCAGCCGGTGCAAATCATAGCGATTTCGCATGTACAGAAGACTGTGTAACTAGCTATAGCTTTAAAATTGCGGATGCGGACTGGTCCGAACCGGCTTCTTACGGTGGCGTAAGCGGTGGCGATGCACTTGTGATTGGTGGTAGTCCAAAACCTTTAACAGCCGGTGAAAACGTGGGTCAAGATCTTGGTATCAAGATGCAAGACACAAGTTATTACCAGTTTGTGTTTAGAGCACCAGCAGCAAATGAAGCAACATTAGAAGTAGACCAAGTGCCGGTTAATGCTTATCCAAACCTACTTTTAGGTAGTGACACGATTAGCATGAATTACAAAGGTGACAGTGTTTATCAAGTGACTAAGCGAGAATTGACCGCGGGAACTTACACGGTTGCATTCGCAGATACGGCGAATGACTTTGCTCTTGGTGCTGATACAGACAACGCTGCTGATGTAAACGAAGAGGTTATGTTAAAAGCCGATGGTTCGGTAATTACATTAACGATACCTGTAGATGAAAAGTATGATTTCTTGCTTGATCTATCGGACGCTGACAAGCCTTCGTTTAAAGCACAACCGTCTAAGCCACTAGGTGCAAATGTAGCTTACATTCGTGGCTCAATTAATGGTTGGGGTGCGCCAGCATCGGATGAAATCATTTACAATGAAGACTCAGTATCATACTCAGTTATATACGGACTTGAAGCATCTACAGACGCTCACGCGTTTAAGTTTGCTTCTGAAGATTGGTCATCAGTTGATATCGGTTTTGGATCAGTAACTATCTCAGAAGATGATGATGCACTGACTATTACTGAAGCGGGTGGCAACATGCAAGTAATTGCTGATGAGTCTACTTCGTATAAATTTGAATTAACTTACGACGCTGCTGATTTTGAGAAGAAGCCTGTGCTTAAAGTGTCAAAACTACCAATCTTTATTCGTGGTGGTATGAACGGTTGGGGTGAAGTAGACAAACTCGCCTTTAATGCAGTTACTCCGGCTAGTACTGGAGAGGATAAAGAAGCTGGCCATGAGTACACAGCAACGTTAAGCCTTGGTGCTGACAACGTATTCTTTAAAGTAGCAACAGGTGATTGGTCAACTATCAACCTGGGTTCTGCAACTGATGGCGTTGAAGCGGTTACCCTTGATACACCAGTGGTACTTGGCAGTGCAAATGATAATAACTTGTCATTTGACCCAGCAGCAGCCGGTGACTTTAAGTTTATCTTTAATGATAAAACCAAGACGCTAACAATTACTCAAGATTAATGAGTAAAGCGTTGAGATGAAATGAGCGTAAAGAACGACTCATTTAATGAGAAAAACCCAGCTTAGGCTGGGTTTTTTATTGTTCGAATATTGTATTATGTAGGGGTATTCCCTCAACGGTAACAGGATATAAAACCGAACAGCAGGCAATAAAAAAGCCCATGGGTTTATTCATAGGCTTATATTAGTATCGTTGGCGTCATTTAACTCAAGCGTCATTCAACTCAAGCATCATTAAACTCAAGCATCGTCTCATTCACGATCATCTAGGTTAGCAGTACCTAAAACAGCGTGTATATGAAGGTTGCTAATGCACTTTGTTGAGTCGCAACAACAAGGCCGCCTAATAAACTTAGAATGACGATAATAGGCAACAACCAAATCTTTTTACGAACGCGTAAAAACGCCCATAAATCTGACATAAATTCCAACATTAAAAAGGATACTCCAGGTTCTTTTTATCTGATTTTGCCTCAACCTTTACGTAATTAGAAGGGGCGTTCTGATTTGATTTTTCGTCACTGCTTTTAATTGAGTTTTTACTAGCTGCGCTTTTGCTAATAGAAGTGTAGCTAGTTGAACGTTGGCTGATTTTAGTTTGGTACTGAAGCTTGCCAAACAGTCTTAAAGTAAAGCCAATAGGCGCAACTAAAAGATAAAAGCATAGTCCTAAAATAACCCGAGTATTAAACCAGCCAATAGCTCCTGCAATAGTCATCCAAATACGATGCGGTAGCCATAACCACGCTGGCTTCACCAAATATAAGCTCATTAATACTAAGCTGATAGCCAAAGGCCAAAGCTGCCATGCATAATTAAATAACCAAGGTAATATCACGGAAAAAAACAGTGGAAATGCCCAACTAATGGTTAAGGCAAACTCTTTAAGTTCGGTTTCTGTAGGCTTATTCTTGTGTTGTTTTAAGTTAAGTTTATTCATTTTCATAATTTAGTTGTGACTCGCTTTTAAAGTTCCTTCGAGTTCCTTTAAGGCTAGATATCTTTCAGGTCTAGTCTCTGTCAAATTTGGTTTGTTTTGCCAAAGCAATGGCGAACTCTGGCTGCTCGGCTTTTTTAAGCACAACATTATTCATGACTAAGTAATCCATTTCCGTGGCTAAAAAGCAGCGAATAGCGTCAGCAGGGGAACAAACGGGCGGCTCGCCGCGCACATTAAAACTCGTATTTACTACCACAGCACAATCTGTTTTTTCTTTAAAAGCAGAAATGAGCGCATGAAATTCAGGGTTAGAGTCAGCGTGCACCGTTTGAATTCGCGCTGAATAATCAACATGGGTAATAGCGGGCAAAGTAGAACGTTGCTGTAATAACTTATCAATTCCAAACAAGGACTCGTCCGTTTGTAGTCGAAGCGCTTTTTTAACATTGGCTACTAGTAACATATATGGGCTTGCGCATTTGTGCTCAAAGTAGTCACTGACGTCTTCGGCTAATACAGCAGGAGCAAAAGGCCTAAATGACTCGCGGTATTTGATTTTTAGGTTCATGGTGCTTTGCATTTTGGTATTGCGGGGATCGCCAATAATGCTTCGGTTACCAAGGGCTCTTGGTCCAAACTCCATACGACCCTGAAACCATCCCACAACATTACCCTGTTCTAATAAGTCGGCGGTAAAAGGGTATAAATCCTCTTGGACATGAGCCGTTAAGCCTTTTTCTTTGACGGCACTGAGTATTTCATCATTGCTATATTCAGGGCCCAAATAGCTACCTTGTTGACTATCTTGGTTTTGTTTGACGGTTCTTTTGCCGTCAAAGTAATGATGATAAGCCACTAAGGCTGCGCCGAGTGCGCCACCTGCATCACCCGCCGCTGGTTGAATCCAAATGTTTTGGTAAGGACCTTCACGTAACAAACGACCATTAGATACACAGTTTAAAGCCACGCCACCCGCTAAACAGAGGTTGTCACTTGGCGCCAAGGTGTATAAATGATGTACAATTTTTAGCACAATTTCTTCTGTGACCACCTGAATAGAGCGTGCTAAGTCCATTTGTTTTTGCGTCACTTCTGCATCATCAGGTTGGCGAGGTCCGCCAAATAAGTCATCAAACTTACTATTGGTCATAGTGCTACCAACGGCGAAGTCAAAATAGCTCATATTTAAGTGAAAGCTACCGTCATCGTGCAGGGTGACAAGCTTTTCTAATATGACGTCAACGTACTTAGGCTCTCCGTATGGTGCTAAACCCATTAACTTATATTCACCAGAATTTACTTTAAATCCGCAGTAATAGGTAAACGCGGAATAAAGTAAGCCTAACGAATGTGGAAATTGAATTTCCCATAACGGCGTTAATTGATTTCCCTTTCCTTTCCAAGCAGTGGACGTTGCCCACTCTCCAACGCCATCAAGACAAAGCACAGCGGCTTCCTCATATAGCGATGGGAAATAGGCAGAGCCTGCATGAGATAAGTGATGTTCTGAAAAAAGGAGTTGAGGTATTTTGGCTTTTTTATCTAGGCCCGCGAGTTGTCGAAATTCACGCCTTAATACGGTTTTTAGATAGAGCTTTTCTTTTAACCAAATAGGCATCGCTCTAATAAAAGATCTGATACCGCGAGGCGCATTCGCAAGATATGTTTCTAGTAAACGCTCAAATTTAAGTAATGGTTTGTCATAAAAGATAATGGCATCAATATCGGCAAGTTTTAAATTGCCTTCTGTTAGACAGTAATCAATGGCTTGTGCTGGAAAACTAGGGTCATGCTTAAGTCTAGTAAAGCGCTCTTCTTGAGCTGCAGCGACAATTTTACCATCTACAATCAGTGCGGCTGCGCTGTCGTGATAATACGCAGAGATTCCTAAAATACGTTTACTCATCTAACCCCAAAATTCCTTTATAAGTCATCTTATTAAATCGTGACATTTTTAAGCAGTATATAGCATTTTAGGCTTGCGAGAATAGTGTCAATTGGATAACGTTACAGGTTAATTCTGGTATTTTTCTCACCTTAACAAACGAGTGTTTTTAGTGAATTCAAACAAGGCCGTTAAATCAACGAAACCGCTCTTTTATTTAATTGCGATTTTAATCCCTATTGTGGTTTTAGTTGGCTTGGAATCATTGCTTCGAGTATTAAATTACGGCGAAAAACAGGCCGCGTTTATTCCAGTTCCGCAATTGTCAGGGTATTTACAACCAAACCCACGCTTAATTGAACGTTATTTCTCTGTTCCAGAACTGGCGCCTAAAGTCAGTCCAGACACCGTGTATTTTAAAGCGCAAAAAGCCAAAGATACCTTTCGAATTGTTATTCAAGGAGGCTCGTCGGCCGCTGGTTTTCCGTTTGGTCGATTTGGCTCTTTACAAGGCATGTTGCAGCAGCGCTTTAAACTCGCCTATCCAGACAAAAACATTGAAATAATTAACACAGCGATGGCGGCGGTGAATACGTTCACACTCGTGGATATACAAGATGAAATACTCCAACTTGAGCCAGACCTTGTACTCGTTTATGCAGGCCATAATGAATATTTAGGTGTGCTAGGCGCTGGCTCTGTTATGGGAGCGCAAAGTAGTTACGGCACAACACTGATGTATTTGAAGTTAAAGTCACTGCGGTTATTCAAGTTTTTAGAAGCTAGCTATCAGCATTTTAAGGTAGATGCAGTTCCATCGGACCAAGCGAACAGAACGGTTATGGCCAGTGCAGCTAAAGGACAGAATATTCCAATGGACAGTGCCGTTTATCAACAAGGCATCCATCAGTTCTCCGGCAATTTAGACCTATTACTATCAAAATACAAACAGGAAGGTGTGCCAGTTTACATTGGTAACTTAGTGAGCATTGAGAAAGATTTAATTCCGTTTTCAGGTATGAACCAAGCCTATCAGCATGCACTTGGGCTCTTTGAAGCTAAAGAGTATGAACAGGCAAAGCAGTCTTTTATCCTTGCTAAAGATCTCGATGAGCTTAGATTTCGAGCGCCGTCGGAGTTTAATGACATTATTAAAGCAAAAGCTAAAGAGTATGATGCCACGCTGGTGGATGTAGAGACTAAATTTAGAGAGGCAGCGCCACAAGGTATTCTTGACCACAGTTTATTATTAGAGCATGTTCACCCGACCAAGCTGGGATACTTTTTACTCGCCGATGCATTTTTTGAGTCGTTAGTAACAAGTGAAATACCTTGGGTAGCTAACCTTGAAACCAATAACGCTAAAGAATGGTCGCCGATTAGTGAGCTTAATGAACGGTATGCTGTTTTAAAAATGCAAAACCTGATGAATGGTTTTCCCTTTACTGACACCCCAAAAATCTTGCCAAAAATAGCAGTGGAAACCGCTTTTGACCAATTGTTATTGCGCAGATTAAAGGGTGAAAATTGGTTGTTGTTGCAACAAGACTTACTCAAATTTTATCTTCAAGCCAATAACTTAAAACAAGCTGCGTTGGTCGCAGGAATTATTGCCGACGCATTAGTCGCCTCGGCTGAAAGTCACAACACAGCTGCGAACTTATTTCGGAAAGCTAACCAATTGAATTTGGCATTGTATCATCAGCGTCAGTCATTACGACTCGATCCTGACTCAGAAAAATACCAAATGAATTTAGCTTTTGATTTATTTTTAGCGAATCGTTTTGATGAAAGCTTGTTGTTGTTGCACAACGTAAAACAAAACACTCAGGATTTACCGAGAGTGACGTTTTTTATTGATAAAGTTAGCACAGCTAAAGAAGCGTTTAGCAAATTTAAAGAACTACCGGAGCGTTAAATGCAAGCAAGTAAGTCAAAACTATGGGCGTTTAGAATTATTACTCTTTTGCTTCCCTTTTTAATTTTAGGCGCACTTGAACTTACTTTGCGGATCGTGGGTTTTGGACAATCCACGCCGTTATTTATTCAAAATCCGCAAGCCCCTGAGTATTTATTGCCAAAGCCGGATGTAGTGAATCGGTACTTTTCAAAGCCAGAAAATGGTCCAAATGTCACAATAGAAACTAACTTTTTTTTGAAGCAAAAACCTGAAAACGGCTTAAGAATATTTGTACAGGGTGGCTCCACCGCAGCCGGCTTTCCATATGGATTTGGTGCATCAATCGCGGGAATGTTGGATTATCGACTTAAACAAACTTATCCAAACAAAGAAGTTGAAGTGATAAACACCGCTTTGTCGGCCGTTAACAGCTACACCTTATTAGATTTTGCCGACGAGATTATTGCTCAAGCGCCAGATGCGATTGTGATATATGCAGGTCATAACGAATTTCTAGGCATAATGGGCGTTGGCTCTACGTATTCAACGTACAATTCTAGAAGTGCGAATTTACTATTTTTAAAGCTGAAAAACCTACGTTTGTTTCAGCTCATGCAATTAGCCTATGACAGTATCAAACTGGACACACAAGCCATTGGCGCAACAGAAGAACGTCAATCAAGAACCGTTATGGCAAAAGTGGCGAAACATAAAAATATTGATATTAATCATCCACTATTTACAGCAGGAATTGACCAATTTAAGCAAAATATGACTTTGTTATTGGCTAAATATAAAAAAGCAGGTATTCCAGTTTTTTTGAGCACAATAGCAAGTAATTTATCCGATCAGCCCCCGTTTGAATCTGATTTATTATCCAAAGAATATCATACGATATTGCAACGTCCGGTAGAGTCCTGGTCGACTATAGAACAGGCTATTTTAGAACGACAAATCGAAGTTCAAAAAAGTAGTGCTAATGCGTATTTTAAACTTGGAAAAAGATACCAGTATCTAGGTGATCATGCGAAAGCAAAAGTGGCCTTTGAAAATGCCAGACAGCATGATTTATTAAGGTTTCGCGCGCCGATGGAAATAAATCAAATTATCCGTCAGTTGGCGCTAGATACTAATGTCACTTTGGTGGATGCTGAAGCGCAATTATCAGCCGTCGCTAAAAATGGCATCATTGGCCAAGCTTTGATGTTGGAGCATTTACACCCAACAATAAAAGGCTATTTTGAGATTTCAGATGCCTTTTATAACCAATTGATCGCGTCTGAGTCTTTGCCAAAAGCCCCGAATAAGGTTGCTCGTTTTAACGCTATTCAAGACTTACCTATTTTTGATGCGGAAGTTTACAAAGGACACGCAATAATAGCGGGTTTAAAGGCTGATTATCCATTTAGTGCAGAGCCTCAAATCTCGGTGTTACCGCCCGTTAGAAATGAGCAAGAACGACTGGGCCTTAAGCTTCATCAACAAAAAATATCGTGGCTTGATGTTGCACAAAGCTCACTAAAACAAGCTGAGAAAAAGGGTGATAGTAAAAGCATGGTTAAAGCAGCGAAGCTTATCTCTGATGCAATACCAAATAATCCCGAGTTTGCTTATCAAGCAGGTTCAATGTTGATTTATACTAAACAAGCGGAGCAATCTTTCCGTTACTTAAAACGTGCGCTGCGTCATAAGCCTAATTATATTAATGCACAACTTGCATTGGCGCATGCCAGTGCTGAAATTAACGACTACAAGCAGGCAGAGCAGTGGTTATTATCGGTGCAAAAGTTAGAGCCAAATAACAGTGTGGTGAAGCAAAACTTACCGGAGTTGCGAAAGGCTTTACGTAACCAACAAAACTAAATATACATCTTGAATCAACAGAACACGCCATTCATCTCAAAGGCGTTCATTTACATACGTATTCAACAGATACTTGTCACGGTTCTTTTTATAGTAGGGCAATAAAAATACCTATAAATACAATAAAAAATAAGAATCTATCAACAGGAATACACTATGTTAAATAAGTCATGGTTTAGTCGGACCTTGTTATTATCAGCAATGTCCGTTGCTTTAACCGCCTGTGGTGGCGGTGGCGGAGATGATGGCGTTAAGCCACTTCAGTGCGCAGCACCAAAAGTATTAAACGAAGCAAAAAACGCCTGTATCACTCCTGAGACCGAAGCGGAAAATACCGCGCCTACTTTTACATCTTCAGCAACACTGAGTGTAGAAGAGGCAACGGCTAACGGTACGCTTATTTACACAGCGTATGCGACTGACGCCGAAAGCAACACTATTACTTACTCTTTGCTAGACCCGAAGTCAGCGTTTACTATCAACCCTGCAACAGGTGCTGTTACGGTTGATAATCAAGATAACTTAATAGCAAGTAACTCTGCGGGTTACACCATTACCATTACGGCCACAGATAATGGTTCGCCAGCTAAATCGACAGATCTAGTGATTGCGGTTACGATTACCGAGGCCGCCGTTTCTTATCCTCAGCCTGCCGTAAAACCTAGTGAGTCACAAGGTGTTGTTTATTATTACCGTGCTGACGGCGACTATACTGGCTTTGTTTTGCATGCTTGGAATAACGAGACGTGTAATGCTTATGCGCAATTTGAAGATCCTGGTGCATCAACTGGCACCGGAACTGAATGGACTGCAGGATTGGCGCCGACAGATACCGATGAGAACTATGGTGTTTACTGGCTGTTTGATACTAAAGACCAAGCCTCTTGCGCTAATTTTATTGTTCATAAAGGGGACTTGAAAGACCCAGACTCAGATCAGCAGCTGTCTCTAAACGGTGATAGATGGGTATTTGTAGTTTCCGATGTGGGTGTATTTACTGATCCTGCAGATGTTAGTTTAGTACCGCCGTTTCAAATTAAAGATGCGTCAGCACACTGGCTAAACAAGAATACTATTGTTTGGAATGGAACCAGCGATAATGCAAAGTTATTGTGGTCATTAAATGGTGATTTGGACGATAACTTCACAACAGACAATAGTTTAGAGTTAACTAAAGTTGAATTTCCTAATTCATTAAAAGAAGTAGCCCCACACTTAGTGAGCTGGCAAGCGTATCAGTTTGAAGCAACAGCTGCACAACAAGAACAGCTAGTTAAGAGTCAGTTAGTACTAACATCACTCGATGGTAACGGTGAACCAGAAACAGCAACATACGTTCAAAAAGCAAAAGCCTTTGACGATATATACACAAGTGATGCAAACGATGCAGACGAGCAACGTTTAGGACTGTTTTATAACACCAATGGCAATATAGAACTAGATGCTTGGGCGCCAAGTGCTCAGAGTTTGCAATTAAAAGTGTTTAACGCGGCTAAAGAGTTAGTCGCAACTCATGACATGATAGAAAATAAAGCGACGGGTGTGTGGCATTTTGAAACCGACAGCTCGATGAACTACGACCGCTTATATTATCGATTTGCTATTCAGGTATATCATCCGTTAACTAAAAAAGTAGAAGACCTGTGGGTGACTGATCCTTATTCAGTTAACACTTCGACTAATGGACGTTATTCTCAATTTGTAAATATGACAGACGCCGATTTGTATCCTGCTGGTTGGCAAGGTCATGCAGTCCCTACCATTGAGCAACCGGAGCAGGCTGTGCTGTTAGAAGCACATATTCGCGACTTTAGTATTCGTGATGAAAATACGTCTGTAAGTAATCGTGGTAAATACAATGCATTTACTGAAACCGGGTCAGGTGCAATGACTTACCTGAGCGAAATGAGTAACGCTGGTGTCACCCATTTCCATATGTTGCCAGCGAACGATATCGCCACAATAGAAGAGGATGTTTCTAAACGAATTGATTTACAAAATACAGTTGGCGAATTATGTGCAAGAAATAGTGCAGCGCCAGTGTGTGGAGTGGAATCAAATTCCGATACCTTATTATCTGTTCTAGAGAGTTATTCTGCAGACACAGACGACGCAAAGAAACTGGTAGAAAGCTTCCGTGGTTTTGATGGATTTAACTGGGGCTATGATCCTCATCATTTTAATACAGTGGAAGGCAGTTATGCGTCTACTCCAGAGGGCGTAGCTCGTATAAAAGAATTTCGTGGCATGGTATTGGCGCTTCATGAAACTGGTTTAAGAGTAATTTTAGATGTTGTTTATAACCATACCAGCGCATCGGGTATTTATGACAATTCGGTATTTGATAAATTAGTTCCAGGGTATTATCACAGATATAACGAAGTGACTGGCATTATAGAGAACTCCACATGTTGCGATAACGTAGCCACCGAACACAAAATGATGAGTAAGTTTGTGGTTGATTCGCTTGTACATTGGGCACAACATTACGGTATGGATGGCTTTCGTTTTGATGTGATGGGACACTTGCCCGCTCAGTTACTTTTAGACGGCCGTGCCGCAGTTGCTGCTATTGACGCCGATACTTACTTTTATGGGGAAGGTTGGAATCTAGGTGAAGTAGCGAACGACCGCCTATTTAAACAAGCAACTCAATATAATCTAGCCGACACACAAATTGGTACTTTTAACGATCGTCCTCGAGACTCTATTCGAGAGCAAGCGTTATCAATTACATCACCAGACTTAAATAAATCGGATCATATTCGTTTAGGTTTAGCCGGCACCTTACAAAACTTCGAACTGGAAGATAAATCAGGGGTGGTTAAAAAAGGCATTAATTTTGATAAGTCATCTTATGGTTTAGACCCTGCTGATATCATCAATTATGTATCAAAGCATGATAACGAAACGTTATATGATTATTTACAATATAACTTTGACGATAGCACTACTGCAGCAACGAGAGCTCGTGTGCACATGTTATCTGCTGCGATTCCATTAATGAGCCAAGGTATTCCATTTTTCCAATTGGGCGTTGATAAAATTCGTTCAAAATCAATGGATCGAAATACCTATGATGCAGGTGATTGGTTTAACTACGTCGACTATACAAACAATTCAAACAACTGGAATGTTGGTTTACCAATTGAACGCGACGGTCAGTACAATGTTGCCTTAAGCTCAAATCCAAATGCACAAGTAGCAATGACTGATATTCAGCAGTCAAGCGCGGTATTCAAAGAGTTTTTGAAAATTCGCACTGGCAGTCCGTTATTTAGCTTAACAACAGAGCAAGATGTCATTAACCGCGTTGGTTTTCATAATACGGGTAGCACACAAACGGCTGGCGTTATTGTAATGAGCATTGATGATGGTATTGGTCTTACCGATTTAGATAGTAATTTTGATGCGATCGTTGTGGTAATTAACGGTACGGCTGTAACTCAAGATTTAGACGTTAAGTCGGCGAGTGGTTTTGTTTTACATGATGAACAGTTAGCTTCAGCCGATTTGATAGTAAAAACCGCGAGCTTTAGCGAAGATGCCACTAATGGCACATTCACGGTACCTGGCCATACGGTTGCGGTGTTTGTTAAACCACAAACCGGCGCGCAAGGTGAAGGGTTAGCAACGGATCCGGATCGAGTCGCGTCGCCGTATAATGAGACTGTGATTGGGATTGAAGGCTTAAACGAGATTGAATTTACCGCATTAGAATATGACCAACGAGGGACATACTCAGGCTCAGTAACACTGGAGCCTGGCACCTACGAGTTTAACCTTGGTGATGCCACATTAAGCATAGAGAACATTGCTTTTGCAGATGTAAGCATAGGCGCCAATTCAGAAACTATTGTGGCTGGTAATACCGATAGTTTTGCTGTCACGGTTACTCAGTCTGGTGCTTATTCTGTGTCATTAAACGTTGAGTCGAGTACGCCTGTTCTGTCTATTGAGTTTGATAATGCATGTGCATTGCAAAATGCGGAAACACAAGGCCCGTTTGACGTTGCGGGCGATGGCTACCTTTATGTTAAAGGCGATCACTCTGCTTGGAACGCGGTTAGTGACTACCAGTTAAAGTATAAGGGCAATAATGTGTATCAAGCGGTGGCAAATTTTGATGGCGCAATGGCCTTCAAACTGGCCTCTAGCGACGGTAATTGGAGTACTCAGCTTTGGGTACAAAATAACGATGGTAGCATTAACACGAGCAATTTAGTTGTTGGGACGAGCTATGACGTCGCTTATGGCAATGCTGGAACTGATAACAACAGTACCACTTTGGCTGCTGGAGTTTACAGTTTCAAACTCACGCTAAATGAGTCGAATCCGACGCAAGGACAAGGCGTTGGAACATTGCTAATTGAGCAATGCAGTAACTAACAGGTTGACGTTTAAACAAGTCATTTATAAAGCGGCTATTTAGCCGCTTTTGTTAGCGCTCGCACTTATTAATTCGCTGGGGTAATATCTAGCTTATATTTAAATGAAGATTAGTAATAAGTAGTAATATGACTGACAATTCGACATCACAGCAACGTCCTGCCAAGCCAAAAAACAACACGTTTTTGGAGCTTATTTTTAATATTATTATACCCTCACTGATCCTGATGAAGTTATCAGGTGAAGAGTACTTAGGGATAGTTCCTGGTTTATTAGTGGCGCTTGCATTTCCCGTTGTTTACGGCATTTATGACTTTGTTACTACCCGAACGTTTAACTTTATATCGTTGCTTGGTTTTTTAAGCACGTTATTGACGGGAGGCATCGGTTTATTTGAATTAGACGCTGAATGGCTCGCGATAAAAGAAGCGGCGATTCCTGCCATTATAGGTTTGGTTGTTTTAGTTTCGGGCTTTAGTGGTAAGCCGCTATTGGCGAAACTGATGTTAAACCCAACGTTATTTAATCTAAACGTTATATATGACGCCTTGGCAGAGAAGAATAATACCTCGGTTTTTAAGGCAAAAATCAATCGCGCTAATCACTTGTTAGCTTCTACTTTTGTATTTTCAGCATCGGCAAATTACATACTCGCTAAAATTATAGTGACGAGTAACGCCGGTACGGTAGAGTTTAATGAGCAGTTAGGCGAAATGACATTAATTAGTTATCCAGTTATTGCAATACCATCATTGATTATGTTGATAGGTATCATGGTTTACGTTGTAAAAACGATTACCCGCTTAACTGGATTGAAGTTCGAACAAGTATTACAACAAGAGTAGTTAGTGGCTGCGCCATAATGCTAGCGCTAATGTATTCAAAGGGATAGGTAAAATGAGAGCGGGTATTTTTTTTAGTTGGTTAGTTGTTCTGTTGTGTTATTCAAATAACAGTTTCGCAGATTCGTATATTAGCCATAGCTTAAAAGACCAATCATTATTAGTACAGCATGAGCAAGGTATGTTAGAAATTACCGCCTTGCATGATCTTGCGTTTGAGGTAAGACCATTAGGTAGTGCGTTAGTGCGCGAGGACTTTCCTAGTTTTGCTAAAGATCCTGAACAGCAATTTCGTCCTGCAATAAAAGTTATCAACAGTAAAACATCACTGACTTTCGCCACTAAAAAGTTGGCAGTAA from Psychrosphaera aestuarii encodes:
- a CDS encoding pullulanase-associated domain-containing protein produces the protein MNFKLKPLSLAALATATVLSGCGTEEETIQKTKVFDDETKTGLWCKLPDIVQTVDADFHPLTAAEIDALETVALSIANADDTFTDQQVEDFKASFNPYDFDYGTYDLYQTLGLTMEEEARRLVAKAEAREFKINQKQDVIFGDDFDTWFDAWFDTVPYTDYLGKSQRLPKAALGMQLSLSATNNGEEACYTPPTECPNYQVIDESGKYNCIIPEENPIEDVPALPQAVVTAAATGEKAVIFYRKNGEQVDSNYENITIHTWNDANCTAYNEETSTTQWGSGLAATDVDDNFGMYWILDLQEGHDACGNMIVYNKSTGDKFITQNDAMIPLGKSGDVVFHNLDKISYFQDGFPANLLDGAYLANQHPYFGAAAGSKSCGWGTSLDEAGEACVGQAIDNCPEGTYAVGVGQVDIPSKCVAEFDPETTFLLRGGFNGWGNPTEGTEFEKVADGEYRKIFTYGEHPTDAALEFAADASVEVTTGVGATLTFVQPVDEEGTAVDFTLDLNNIPKDTVFTMADGTQVTLAESGNVVTLPEGATTPVVEELAITLPEGTLLTLAAGANHSDFACTEDCVTSYSFKIADADWSEPASYGGVSGGDALVIGGSPKPLTAGENVGQDLGIKMQDTSYYQFVFRAPAANEATLEVDQVPVNAYPNLLLGSDTISMNYKGDSVYQVTKRELTAGTYTVAFADTANDFALGADTDNAADVNEEVMLKADGSVITLTIPVDEKYDFLLDLSDADKPSFKAQPSKPLGANVAYIRGSINGWGAPASDEIIYNEDSVSYSVIYGLEASTDAHAFKFASEDWSSVDIGFGSVTISEDDDALTITEAGGNMQVIADESTSYKFELTYDAADFEKKPVLKVSKLPIFIRGGMNGWGEVDKLAFNAVTPASTGEDKEAGHEYTATLSLGADNVFFKVATGDWSTINLGSATDGVEAVTLDTPVVLGSANDNNLSFDPAAAGDFKFIFNDKTKTLTITQD
- a CDS encoding DUF5989 family protein, giving the protein MLEFMSDLWAFLRVRKKIWLLPIIVILSLLGGLVVATQQSALATFIYTLF
- a CDS encoding SxtJ family membrane protein gives rise to the protein MNKLNLKQHKNKPTETELKEFALTISWAFPLFFSVILPWLFNYAWQLWPLAISLVLMSLYLVKPAWLWLPHRIWMTIAGAIGWFNTRVILGLCFYLLVAPIGFTLRLFGKLQYQTKISQRSTSYTSISKSAASKNSIKSSDEKSNQNAPSNYVKVEAKSDKKNLEYPF
- a CDS encoding carbamoyltransferase family protein translates to MSKRILGISAYYHDSAAALIVDGKIVAAAQEERFTRLKHDPSFPAQAIDYCLTEGNLKLADIDAIIFYDKPLLKFERLLETYLANAPRGIRSFIRAMPIWLKEKLYLKTVLRREFRQLAGLDKKAKIPQLLFSEHHLSHAGSAYFPSLYEEAAVLCLDGVGEWATSTAWKGKGNQLTPLWEIQFPHSLGLLYSAFTYYCGFKVNSGEYKLMGLAPYGEPKYVDVILEKLVTLHDDGSFHLNMSYFDFAVGSTMTNSKFDDLFGGPRQPDDAEVTQKQMDLARSIQVVTEEIVLKIVHHLYTLAPSDNLCLAGGVALNCVSNGRLLREGPYQNIWIQPAAGDAGGALGAALVAYHHYFDGKRTVKQNQDSQQGSYLGPEYSNDEILSAVKEKGLTAHVQEDLYPFTADLLEQGNVVGWFQGRMEFGPRALGNRSIIGDPRNTKMQSTMNLKIKYRESFRPFAPAVLAEDVSDYFEHKCASPYMLLVANVKKALRLQTDESLFGIDKLLQQRSTLPAITHVDYSARIQTVHADSNPEFHALISAFKEKTDCAVVVNTSFNVRGEPPVCSPADAIRCFLATEMDYLVMNNVVLKKAEQPEFAIALAKQTKFDRD